Proteins co-encoded in one Brassica napus cultivar Da-Ae chromosome C1 unlocalized genomic scaffold, Da-Ae chrC01_Random_13, whole genome shotgun sequence genomic window:
- the LOC106427983 gene encoding LOW QUALITY PROTEIN: probable ADP-ribosylation factor GTPase-activating protein AGD11 (The sequence of the model RefSeq protein was modified relative to this genomic sequence to represent the inferred CDS: inserted 2 bases in 1 codon), translated as MSLGQEHDNPFEVSGSHACLYDLLCLETSNETXLKNFQTSSSDPRDRLEKLLKQPANKYCADCGSPEPKWVSLSLGVFICIKCSGVHRSLGVHITKVLSVKLDDWTDDQVDMLAEYGGGNTVVNQRFEACNIDHLKKPKPDSNNDERNDFIRKKYELHQFMDPKDCALCPYQQPSKINDSTPSLCSANHRSTKNRIGNAFRNSWGRRESDHKGHKKSNSLAGMIEFVGLIKVNVVKGTNLAVRDVMTSDPYVILTLGQQSVKTRVIKNNLNPVWNETLMLSIPEQMPPLKVLVYDKDTFSTDDFMGEAEIDIQPLVSAAKAYETSSIKEPMQLGSWVASKENTLVSDGIISQEEGKVKQDISLRLQKVERGVLEIQLECVPLTQ; from the exons CATCAAACGAGAC CTTGAAAAATTTTCAGACATCTTCTTCTG ATCCCCGAGATCGGTTAGAGAAGTTGCTGAAACAACCTGCGAATAAATATTGTGCTGACTGTGGATCTCCTGAACCTAAATGGGT ATCGTTAAGTCTCGGTGTGTTTATCTGCATTAAGTGTTCTGGTGTACACAGAAGCCTTGGAGTTCATATAACAAAG GTCTTATCAGTTAAGCTAGATGATTGGACAGATGATCAAGTTGATATGCTCGCAGAGTACGGTGGTGGAAACACTGTGGTGAACCAGAGATTCGAAGCTTGCAACATCGACCATTTAAAGAAACCCAAACCTGATTCCAATAATGATGAACGCAATGATTTCATCAG AAAGAAGTATGAGCTGCACCAGTTTATGGATCCAAAAGATTGTGCTCTGTGCCCTTATCAGCAGCCTAGCAAGATAAATGATTCGACACCGTCTTTATGTTCTGCAAACCACCGTTCTACGAAAAACCGTATTGGTAATGCATTTAGGAATAGCTGGGGAAGAAGAGAATCTGATCACAaaggccacaagaagagcaATTCTCTG GCAGGTATGATTGAGTTTGTCGGATTGATTAAGGTTAATGTGGTTAAAGGAACTAACTTAGCGGTCCGAGATGTGATGACCAGTGATCCTTATGTTATCCTTACTCTTGGCCAACAA TCGGTTAAAACAAGGGTAATAAAGAACAACTTGAATCCTGTGTGGAATGAGACGCTGATGCTTTCTATACCTGAGCAGATGCCTCCTCTCAAAGTG TTGGTATACGACAAGGATACGTTCTCGACAGATGATTTCATGGGGGAGGCAGAGATAGACATACAACCACTGGTGAGTGCAGCGAAAGCTTACGAGACATCGAGCATTAAAGAGCCGATGCAGCTGGGGAGCTGGGTGGCGAGCAAAGAGAACACGTTGGTGAGCGATGGAATAATCTCACAGGAAGAAGGGAAAGTGAAACAAGACATATCACTCAGGCTTCAAAAGGTGGAGAGAGGTGTTCTTGAGATACAACTTGAATGTGTTCCTCTCACTCAATGA